The Halorhabdus sp. BNX81 genome includes a region encoding these proteins:
- a CDS encoding aldo/keto reductase: MTVPTTTLPSGDELPLVGKGTYELEGETVQEPVEIALESGYTHIDTAEGYMNEAALGEVLADHDREDLFLTSKVLPKHLNYESVIETAKQTLADLGTDYLDLYLIHWPNPAISVRETMDAMATLKAEGLVRNVGVSNFSRYQLSAAQHVADVPIAVNQIEFNPYFQRTDLVEYCQDNDIVVEAAAPIARGEVLSDPTLQELGEKYDKTPVQVALRWAVEKDIVVLPRSTSRGHIEENFDLFDFELEAEDHARIDELDRGEPSYDDRARSWDDDVWGMAE, encoded by the coding sequence ATGACTGTCCCAACCACGACATTGCCGAGTGGCGACGAACTGCCCCTCGTCGGTAAAGGCACCTACGAACTCGAAGGCGAGACCGTCCAGGAACCGGTCGAGATCGCGCTCGAATCGGGGTACACCCATATCGATACCGCCGAGGGGTACATGAACGAGGCCGCCCTGGGCGAGGTCCTCGCCGACCACGACCGCGAGGACCTGTTCCTGACTTCGAAAGTCCTGCCCAAGCACCTCAACTACGAGTCGGTGATCGAGACGGCCAAGCAAACCCTGGCGGACCTGGGGACGGACTATCTCGATCTCTATCTGATCCACTGGCCGAACCCGGCGATCTCCGTGCGAGAAACCATGGACGCGATGGCGACGCTCAAAGCGGAAGGGCTGGTCCGGAACGTCGGCGTCTCGAACTTCAGCCGCTACCAGCTGAGTGCTGCCCAGCACGTCGCCGACGTGCCGATCGCGGTCAATCAGATCGAGTTCAATCCCTACTTCCAGCGCACCGACCTGGTCGAGTACTGCCAGGACAACGACATCGTCGTCGAAGCCGCCGCGCCGATCGCTCGCGGCGAAGTGCTCTCGGATCCGACGCTGCAGGAACTGGGCGAGAAATACGACAAGACGCCCGTTCAGGTCGCCCTCCGGTGGGCGGTCGAGAAGGATATCGTCGTGCTTCCGCGCTCGACCTCCCGAGGTCACATCGAGGAGAACTTCGATCTCTTCGACTTCGAACTCGAAGCGGAAGACCACGCCCGCATCGACGAGCTCGATCGTGGCGAGCCGTCCTACGACGACCGCGCCCGGTCGTGGGACGACGACGTCTGGGGCATGGCGGAGTAG
- a CDS encoding triose-phosphate isomerase, whose translation MSLPYPHFQINFKVYPGTWGEDGLALAGTIERVSEETGAPFVLTPQLPDLRSVARETDLPVFAPAVDPVEPGRGMGRLLPEALVEAGAVGAIINHAENRDTLADIETKIERCQTVGLDAIVCVDSVEMGRAVAAFEPDQLLFERPGDIATDRAITRTHPDRIRAFLDMRDDVAPGTPVRVGGGISTAEDVRRAFELGVDATGAASAIAAAPAPESRLRAIGEVVASIG comes from the coding sequence ATGAGTCTGCCGTATCCACACTTCCAGATCAACTTCAAAGTGTATCCGGGGACGTGGGGCGAAGACGGACTCGCGCTCGCGGGGACGATCGAGCGGGTAAGCGAGGAGACCGGCGCGCCGTTCGTCCTGACGCCCCAACTCCCGGACCTGCGATCGGTCGCCCGCGAGACCGACCTGCCCGTCTTCGCGCCGGCCGTCGATCCAGTCGAACCGGGTCGGGGGATGGGCAGGCTGCTCCCCGAAGCGCTGGTCGAGGCGGGAGCGGTCGGGGCGATCATCAACCACGCCGAAAACCGGGATACGCTTGCCGACATCGAGACCAAGATCGAGCGCTGTCAGACGGTCGGGCTGGATGCGATCGTCTGTGTCGACAGCGTCGAAATGGGGCGCGCAGTCGCCGCGTTCGAACCGGACCAGTTGCTCTTCGAACGGCCGGGCGACATCGCGACCGACCGAGCGATCACCCGGACGCATCCCGACCGCATCAGAGCGTTTCTCGACATGCGCGACGACGTGGCACCGGGGACACCGGTCCGCGTCGGCGGCGGAATCTCGACCGCCGAAGACGTCCGTCGTGCGTTCGAACTCGGGGTGGACGCGACGGGGGCGGCCTCGGCGATCGCGGCTGCGCCGGCTCCCGAAAGCCGACTCCGAGCGATCGGCGAGGTCGTCGCGTCGATCGGGTGA
- a CDS encoding patatin-like phospholipase family protein, with the protein MGEQTNVAIACQGGGSHTAFTAGVLEEMLLECDWEDEFELVGISGTSGGAFNALATWYGLVTDGPERAADLLNAIWDDLAASDYGDRMLNSWLTNINRLGESGWPLPQLSPYQVPGKEMGKERIREVLQTHIDFGTIPEFCRSKTPELVVGTVNVNAGVFETFVDEDVTVEAVLASAAVPNVFEAVEIHGHYHWDGLFSQNPPVRDMMHQPPERKPEELWIIQINPQELEGEPTTLEEIADRRNELSGNISLNQELGFVRQINEWVADGTLPTEEFAQTEIHRIEMGRDYHCSTKLDRDPEFIAELMDLGRRQCGAFLDQR; encoded by the coding sequence ATGGGTGAGCAAACGAACGTGGCCATCGCCTGCCAGGGCGGCGGCAGCCACACGGCGTTTACAGCGGGTGTCCTCGAGGAGATGCTGCTTGAGTGCGACTGGGAGGATGAGTTCGAACTCGTGGGGATCAGCGGGACCTCCGGCGGGGCGTTCAACGCACTCGCCACCTGGTATGGCCTCGTAACCGATGGCCCCGAACGGGCGGCTGACCTCCTGAACGCGATCTGGGATGATCTCGCGGCCAGTGACTACGGCGATCGGATGCTCAACTCCTGGCTGACAAACATCAACCGGCTGGGCGAGAGCGGCTGGCCCCTCCCCCAGCTCAGCCCCTATCAGGTCCCAGGCAAGGAGATGGGTAAAGAACGCATTCGAGAGGTTTTACAGACCCACATCGACTTCGGTACGATCCCCGAGTTCTGTCGGAGCAAGACGCCGGAGTTGGTCGTCGGGACGGTCAACGTCAACGCGGGCGTCTTCGAAACCTTCGTCGACGAGGACGTCACCGTCGAGGCCGTCCTCGCGTCGGCGGCTGTGCCGAACGTCTTCGAGGCCGTCGAGATTCACGGCCATTACCACTGGGACGGCCTGTTCTCTCAGAATCCGCCCGTCCGGGACATGATGCATCAACCGCCCGAACGCAAGCCCGAGGAACTCTGGATCATCCAGATCAATCCCCAGGAATTGGAAGGCGAACCGACGACCTTAGAGGAGATCGCCGACCGACGAAACGAGCTGTCGGGCAACATCTCGCTGAATCAGGAACTGGGGTTCGTCAGGCAGATCAACGAGTGGGTCGCCGATGGAACACTCCCGACCGAAGAGTTCGCACAGACGGAGATCCACCGCATCGAGATGGGCCGCGATTACCACTGCTCGACCAAACTCGACCGCGATCCCGAGTTCATCGCCGAGTTGATGGACCTCGGTCGAAGGCAGTGTGGAGCGTTTCTCGACCAACGGTGA
- a CDS encoding DUF6293 family protein, with protein MQPIEEVHVVPLGYEHDRILSPIREHDADRVYLLARDHHDRDLTPYQEALVEELQADSRTVAFREADLADIYDVLAVVTTVVAEHAKDVVRVNVSSGGKLAAIGSAIACMATDATAYYVHVEEHVPDLESNPRTRGFDEAEVLPSYPIEAVSYDQVAVLDYLAETNTDAYTAKKSDLIAFAESAELSFMTEADPANDKAKFALLNANIVDPLESDGYIAVETVGRQKQIELTETGWNVLHAFRHKLQDDS; from the coding sequence ATGCAACCCATCGAGGAAGTCCACGTCGTGCCCCTGGGGTACGAGCACGACCGGATTCTCTCGCCGATTCGCGAACACGACGCCGACCGTGTCTATCTACTCGCGAGAGATCACCACGACCGCGACCTGACACCCTACCAGGAAGCGCTCGTCGAGGAACTCCAAGCGGACAGTCGTACGGTTGCGTTTCGAGAAGCCGACCTCGCAGACATCTACGACGTGCTTGCGGTCGTGACGACTGTCGTTGCGGAACATGCCAAGGATGTCGTCCGCGTCAACGTCTCCAGCGGCGGAAAGCTCGCGGCTATCGGCAGCGCGATCGCCTGCATGGCGACCGACGCGACCGCCTATTACGTCCACGTCGAGGAGCACGTCCCGGATCTCGAATCGAATCCACGAACGCGGGGATTCGACGAGGCCGAAGTCCTCCCGTCGTATCCGATCGAAGCCGTCTCCTACGATCAGGTCGCCGTCCTCGATTACCTGGCCGAGACGAACACCGACGCCTACACGGCGAAGAAGTCTGACCTGATCGCGTTCGCCGAGTCCGCCGAACTATCCTTCATGACCGAGGCCGATCCGGCCAACGACAAGGCCAAGTTTGCACTGTTGAACGCCAACATCGTCGATCCGCTCGAATCCGACGGCTACATCGCGGTCGAGACAGTCGGTCGCCAGAAACAGATCGAACTCACGGAAACCGGCTGGAACGTCCTCCACGCGTTCCGGCACAAACTACAGGACGACAGCTGA
- a CDS encoding sulfatase-like hydrolase/transferase produces the protein MPTITGLATRAQNLAPIDLTTVFGPLYYRYLSIQANRAHSPEDSINPDPDPTAPDHVLIVVIDALRPDTAPDLPLDFDRAVAPGTWTFPSVTSMQTGLEPHEHGAVAHTHPDDDHYAMPAQYDGSSTLPHVIEQSGYDTYLGAAFIMPFLALQGWFQFHRVYGDVDAERVINDYRDWRANRNRTYASLQLGDLHAPIEPPETYINARNVDTTLNGLHSLGKYTDDYDSAPEDWREQRLRLYCAALDYVSDTLRPLIADCREDTLIVVTGDHGEAMWEHHERDRQFTDSRPNYGVGHGGTPYDEVARVPIALAHPDRTIDFAGGYLSGCDLPRTVCAGLGIDEPSFPGENWFSGVASDRAALCEATRYGTERKAIYCDGEKVIHSKTDGITLGATLDNGETFGTLDDDRTTTLRDQLPNAWDDFGTQTKTSAMVQNRLEALGYR, from the coding sequence ATGCCTACCATCACAGGGCTCGCTACTCGTGCCCAGAATCTTGCCCCGATCGATCTCACGACTGTCTTTGGACCTCTCTACTATCGGTATCTCTCGATACAGGCGAACCGTGCCCACTCCCCCGAAGATTCGATCAATCCCGACCCAGACCCAACGGCCCCAGATCATGTGCTGATTGTTGTGATTGATGCCCTCCGTCCTGATACCGCCCCGGATCTCCCGCTGGATTTCGACAGAGCGGTCGCCCCAGGGACATGGACGTTTCCCTCAGTGACTTCAATGCAGACGGGACTTGAACCACATGAGCACGGCGCGGTCGCCCACACCCACCCCGACGATGACCACTACGCCATGCCTGCTCAATACGATGGTTCCTCAACCTTGCCACATGTAATTGAACAATCTGGGTACGACACTTATCTCGGTGCGGCGTTCATCATGCCTTTTCTCGCCCTCCAAGGCTGGTTCCAGTTCCACCGTGTCTACGGGGACGTGGACGCCGAGCGGGTTATCAACGACTACCGTGACTGGCGAGCAAACCGAAATCGTACGTACGCGTCCCTCCAGTTGGGCGACCTTCACGCTCCGATCGAACCGCCAGAGACGTACATCAACGCCCGGAATGTTGACACAACCCTCAACGGTCTCCACTCCTTGGGAAAATACACCGACGACTACGACTCGGCCCCCGAAGACTGGCGTGAGCAGCGTCTCCGCCTTTATTGTGCCGCCCTAGATTATGTAAGCGACACGCTTCGACCGCTTATCGCTGACTGCCGTGAGGATACGCTGATCGTTGTCACCGGCGATCATGGCGAGGCCATGTGGGAACACCATGAACGCGACCGCCAGTTTACCGACTCCCGTCCCAACTACGGCGTCGGACACGGCGGGACGCCCTACGACGAAGTGGCACGAGTCCCCATTGCTCTCGCTCATCCTGATCGAACCATCGATTTCGCCGGTGGCTATCTTAGCGGTTGTGACCTCCCCCGAACGGTTTGTGCGGGACTGGGAATCGACGAACCCAGTTTTCCGGGCGAAAATTGGTTCTCAGGCGTCGCTTCTGATAGAGCGGCCCTGTGTGAGGCTACCCGTTATGGCACCGAACGTAAGGCCATCTATTGTGACGGTGAAAAGGTGATTCACTCCAAAACTGACGGAATCACTCTCGGCGCAACTCTTGACAACGGGGAGACGTTCGGCACCCTCGACGACGACCGTACTACTACCCTCCGCGATCAACTCCCGAATGCCTGGGATGATTTTGGTACCCAGACCAAGACATCTGCGATGGTCCAGAATCGGCTCGAAGCACTTGGATACCGTTAA
- a CDS encoding transposase, translating to MNIYESRGTGADNLYHYVRKRNAEEWFDRFLRVNAELLEEARSMGHFENASEVGLDTTGIPWFGDKSNNFVDGTKPSRNYAHSFHFTTIGVVGNEASLSLAAHHLKNRTDQDRILRTILQRVKGIHYFSDDQLDVDIERAYLDKGFYGGMHVTALRETDTEFLIKSRKVSAVKNVIDGLEEWDVDWGILEDYEMGDLKQGASIFIRSSEKRAPRYDENTDEEDRKYGRWVAFVTDIDPVTADREKLAREFRNRWGVETQFRQFKHKFYAPTKSPKGRVRAFHFNLAQLFYNIWVVVNLELRDRYGLVERRPVTADDVLHAIRDEAFELDDLTE from the coding sequence ATGAACATCTACGAGTCCCGCGGGACCGGCGCGGACAACCTGTACCATTACGTCCGCAAGCGAAACGCCGAGGAGTGGTTTGACCGCTTCCTCCGCGTGAACGCCGAACTCCTTGAAGAAGCGCGCTCGATGGGGCATTTCGAGAATGCGAGCGAGGTCGGCCTGGATACGACCGGTATTCCGTGGTTCGGCGATAAGTCGAACAACTTCGTAGACGGCACGAAGCCCTCACGCAATTACGCCCACTCATTTCATTTCACGACCATCGGCGTCGTCGGCAACGAAGCCAGCCTGAGCCTCGCAGCCCACCACCTGAAGAACCGCACCGACCAAGACCGTATCCTGCGGACGATTCTCCAGCGTGTGAAGGGAATCCACTACTTCTCCGACGACCAGCTGGACGTGGACATCGAGCGCGCGTATCTCGACAAGGGCTTCTACGGCGGAATGCACGTGACGGCACTCCGGGAGACAGACACCGAGTTCCTCATCAAATCGCGGAAAGTGAGCGCGGTGAAGAACGTAATCGACGGGCTGGAAGAGTGGGACGTAGACTGGGGCATCCTCGAAGACTACGAAATGGGCGATCTCAAGCAGGGGGCGAGCATCTTCATCCGCTCCTCGGAGAAGCGAGCGCCGCGATACGACGAGAACACCGACGAAGAGGACAGAAAGTACGGTCGCTGGGTGGCCTTCGTGACGGACATCGACCCGGTGACGGCGGACCGGGAGAAGCTGGCGCGGGAGTTCCGGAACCGCTGGGGTGTGGAGACCCAGTTCCGCCAGTTCAAGCACAAGTTCTACGCGCCGACGAAGTCACCAAAAGGACGCGTTCGGGCGTTCCACTTCAACCTCGCGCAGTTGTTCTACAACATCTGGGTGGTCGTGAACCTGGAGCTTCGTGACCGATACGGGCTCGTCGAGCGGCGGCCTGTCACCGCGGACGACGTACTCCACGCGATTCGAGACGAAGCCTTCGAACTGGACGACCTGACAGAATAG
- a CDS encoding helix-turn-helix domain-containing protein, protein MSFDTQTATRVLEHAMANPPRIFDPGEAFDTIQGITGRKWYLRIVYHSLLDGPIGFSALKHALDGVSSKMSSESPFALEDQRLVAREIVSDQPVPVEYSVTDRGEALAPAVAALLQWDAAFDREEAD, encoded by the coding sequence ATGAGTTTCGACACGCAGACAGCAACGAGGGTTCTCGAACACGCGATGGCGAATCCGCCGCGCATTTTCGACCCCGGAGAGGCGTTCGATACGATTCAGGGGATCACTGGCCGGAAGTGGTACCTCCGAATCGTCTATCACTCCCTTTTGGATGGGCCGATAGGTTTCAGTGCGCTGAAGCACGCTCTCGACGGGGTGTCTTCGAAAATGTCATCGGAGAGTCCGTTCGCTCTGGAAGACCAACGTCTCGTCGCCCGTGAAATCGTCAGCGACCAACCCGTCCCCGTCGAGTACTCCGTGACCGATCGCGGCGAAGCGTTAGCACCCGCCGTCGCGGCACTCCTCCAGTGGGACGCCGCGTTCGACCGAGAGGAGGCCGACTGA
- a CDS encoding dihydrolipoyl dehydrogenase — protein sequence MAHYDVLVIGGGTGNNVAAAAADAGLDTALVEKGPLGGTCLNRGCNPSKMLIQAANAAQEVREADRFFLDASLDDVDFSAIVSDMDETLSGLAEGMEADYREKDDLTLYQDEAVFVDERTILVDDEHVSGENVVVAAGSRPFIPPIDGLGNVDYLTSREALYLDDQPESLVIIGGGYIAVELGHFFETVGTGVTIIESGEMLLGRVDPEVRETFTEIARERHDVHTGYRATAIEPLGEGVRVFAESGDDDVIECSGEDVLVAAGRRPNTDSLDVASAGIETDNRGFVVTDERLETTAENVWAQGDIAGNAMFKHSGDYETRVVIDNVVHDTGREIDLSALPHAVFTEPQIAGVGATEAELKTADHPYVVGRQALPDTPMGRAKKLEEGFVKVLATPDGEILGCHMLGEEVSTMIHEVLVAMRAGSGHVSDITDTIHAHPTLNKAVESAFRDALDT from the coding sequence ATGGCTCACTACGACGTGCTGGTCATCGGTGGCGGGACGGGGAACAACGTCGCGGCGGCCGCGGCCGACGCCGGACTCGACACGGCCCTGGTCGAGAAGGGGCCACTGGGCGGGACCTGTCTGAACCGGGGGTGCAACCCCTCGAAGATGCTCATTCAGGCCGCAAACGCTGCCCAGGAAGTACGGGAGGCTGACCGATTCTTCCTCGATGCCTCCTTGGATGATGTGGATTTCTCGGCCATCGTCTCCGACATGGACGAGACACTGTCCGGACTCGCCGAAGGCATGGAAGCCGACTACCGCGAGAAAGACGATCTCACGCTGTATCAGGACGAAGCCGTCTTCGTCGACGAGCGGACCATCCTGGTCGATGACGAGCACGTCAGTGGGGAGAACGTGGTCGTCGCGGCCGGGAGCCGCCCGTTCATTCCACCGATCGATGGCCTCGGAAACGTGGATTATCTCACGAGCCGCGAGGCGCTGTATCTCGACGACCAACCCGAGAGCCTGGTGATCATCGGCGGTGGATACATCGCCGTGGAACTGGGCCACTTCTTCGAGACAGTGGGGACCGGCGTGACGATCATCGAGAGCGGCGAGATGCTCCTCGGCCGTGTGGATCCCGAGGTGCGCGAGACGTTTACGGAAATCGCCAGAGAGCGTCACGATGTACACACGGGCTATCGCGCCACAGCGATCGAGCCGCTCGGTGAGGGCGTCCGAGTCTTTGCCGAGTCCGGGGATGATGACGTCATCGAATGTTCCGGCGAGGACGTGCTCGTGGCTGCCGGTCGGCGGCCGAACACCGACTCGCTCGACGTCGCCTCGGCCGGCATCGAGACCGACAACCGGGGCTTTGTCGTGACGGATGAACGCCTCGAAACTACCGCCGAAAACGTCTGGGCGCAGGGCGACATCGCCGGCAACGCGATGTTCAAACATTCCGGCGATTACGAGACCCGCGTGGTAATCGACAACGTGGTCCATGACACCGGCCGGGAGATCGACCTCTCTGCGCTGCCCCACGCTGTGTTCACCGAACCACAGATCGCCGGCGTCGGCGCGACGGAAGCCGAACTCAAGACAGCTGATCACCCGTATGTCGTCGGTCGGCAGGCTCTGCCCGACACTCCCATGGGACGGGCGAAGAAACTGGAGGAAGGGTTCGTGAAGGTGCTCGCCACTCCCGACGGCGAGATCCTGGGCTGTCACATGCTCGGCGAGGAAGTCTCGACGATGATCCACGAGGTGCTCGTGGCGATGCGGGCAGGGTCAGGACACGTCAGCGATATCACGGACACCATTCACGCACATCCGACGCTGAACAAGGCTGTCGAGTCCGCCTTCCGGGACGCGTTGGATACCTGA
- the prs gene encoding ribose-phosphate diphosphokinase encodes MITGTSTAQPIAMEVSNILGEPLVDLAFDGSVEAAEDVTVGDDERVVIVGSTTSSQAHLELLELQERAVQRDPDEIVTVIGYMGYSRQDKLFNPGEAVSVRAIAKALSPSTDRVYSVNPHNVSVLDYFDVPAEPIDAAPQLAEPLPDDLSDPVFLGPDEDAVWLAESVQETYGEGHVDNFEKIRHSATEVEMSAEDKDFTDRDVVLVDDMIATGGTMSEAVRLISKQDTNHVYVSCVHPLLVDNALSKLSRAGVKSLYATDTIDRSISRVSAAPPIADVL; translated from the coding sequence ATGATCACGGGGACGTCGACTGCCCAGCCCATCGCGATGGAAGTCTCGAACATCCTTGGGGAGCCACTGGTCGATCTGGCCTTCGACGGGAGCGTCGAGGCGGCCGAGGACGTCACCGTCGGCGACGACGAGCGAGTCGTCATCGTCGGCTCGACGACGTCGAGTCAGGCCCACCTCGAACTCCTGGAACTCCAGGAGCGGGCCGTCCAGCGCGATCCCGACGAGATCGTTACGGTCATCGGCTACATGGGCTATTCCCGCCAGGACAAGCTGTTCAACCCCGGCGAGGCGGTCTCGGTTCGGGCCATCGCGAAGGCCCTCAGCCCGAGCACGGATCGCGTCTACTCGGTCAACCCGCACAACGTCTCCGTACTGGATTACTTTGACGTTCCGGCCGAGCCGATCGACGCGGCCCCCCAACTCGCCGAGCCCCTGCCCGATGATCTCTCCGATCCCGTCTTCCTCGGCCCCGACGAGGACGCGGTCTGGCTCGCCGAGTCCGTCCAGGAGACATACGGCGAGGGACACGTCGACAACTTCGAGAAGATCCGCCATTCCGCGACCGAAGTCGAGATGAGCGCCGAGGACAAGGACTTCACCGACCGTGATGTCGTCCTCGTCGACGACATGATTGCGACCGGCGGCACGATGAGCGAGGCCGTCCGGCTCATCAGCAAGCAGGACACCAACCACGTGTACGTCTCCTGTGTCCACCCGCTGCTGGTCGACAATGCCCTGAGCAAGCTCTCGCGAGCCGGCGTCAAGTCGCTGTACGCGACCGACACGATCGACCGTTCGATCAGCCGCGTCAGCGCCGCGCCGCCGATCGCCGACGTGCTGTAA
- the rpe gene encoding ribulose-phosphate 3-epimerase yields the protein MCRIAPSILAADFADLYGDVSDVESAEILHLDVMDGHFVPNISFGPPVISSLRDRTDLYFDTHLMIEHPGEYVEAFQDAGADRLTVHVESEDDPGAVIESIHDHGMDAGIALNPDTDVEAVEPYLDDVEVVLVMSVQPGFGGQSFMPETLDRIERLDAMGAPEIEVDGGVNSETGPQCVESGVDTLVIGSSLFGQSDVAGALADLRESVGIEAKSQ from the coding sequence ATGTGTCGCATCGCACCGTCGATCCTCGCAGCGGACTTCGCTGATCTCTACGGCGACGTCAGCGACGTCGAGTCGGCCGAGATCCTCCATCTCGATGTCATGGACGGCCACTTCGTGCCGAACATCTCCTTTGGCCCGCCGGTGATCAGTTCGCTCCGGGACCGGACTGATCTCTACTTCGACACTCATCTGATGATCGAGCACCCGGGTGAGTACGTCGAAGCGTTTCAGGACGCCGGTGCTGACCGGCTTACCGTCCACGTCGAAAGCGAGGACGATCCGGGAGCGGTCATCGAGTCGATCCACGACCACGGCATGGACGCCGGGATCGCACTGAATCCCGACACCGACGTCGAGGCAGTCGAGCCGTACCTCGACGACGTCGAAGTCGTCCTCGTGATGAGCGTCCAGCCAGGCTTCGGCGGCCAGTCGTTCATGCCGGAGACGCTCGACCGGATCGAGCGACTCGACGCGATGGGGGCCCCCGAGATCGAGGTCGATGGCGGTGTGAACAGTGAGACGGGACCCCAGTGCGTCGAGAGCGGGGTGGACACGCTCGTCATCGGGTCGTCGCTGTTCGGCCAGTCGGACGTGGCAGGGGCGCTCGCGGATCTGAGAGAAAGCGTCGGCATCGAGGCCAAGTCGCAGTAG